One segment of Maridesulfovibrio ferrireducens DNA contains the following:
- a CDS encoding phosphate/phosphite/phosphonate ABC transporter substrate-binding protein has translation MLKLKFLIPTVLLLLGIALYLRGQGLDENIVKVDMSVREEIRVPEPEPAITYAYLPQYSHKVSYQRHNKLIEYLSQETGLSIRQVFPNTFEEHRRMVEKGDIDISFSNPVTYIRIANGGAEAFARIIEPSGSPTFRGQIIARRDNRFIHKTKDCIGKSWIAVDPLSAGGYLFVLGLFLDNGITAADFKEIAFAAGPGGKQEKAVLAVYAGKYDFASIREGTLDIVKDKVNISKIKVIAETKPYPGWVYAARKDLDPNIKELIANAMFKLSMNDPEQAEILKQAGIRGIIPAQDDDYNSIRTLTEELGLNNYHKKERRVKE, from the coding sequence ATGCTGAAACTAAAGTTTTTAATCCCCACAGTTCTGTTACTGCTTGGCATAGCACTATATCTTCGCGGACAGGGTCTGGATGAAAACATAGTTAAAGTCGATATGTCTGTGCGGGAAGAAATAAGAGTACCCGAACCTGAACCAGCCATAACATACGCCTATCTACCCCAATATTCTCATAAAGTTTCATACCAGAGACATAATAAACTAATCGAATACCTTTCCCAAGAAACCGGTCTTTCTATCCGTCAGGTTTTTCCTAACACGTTTGAGGAACACCGCCGCATGGTTGAAAAAGGCGATATTGATATCTCCTTTTCAAACCCCGTGACTTACATACGGATAGCAAACGGCGGAGCTGAGGCTTTCGCTCGTATAATAGAACCGTCAGGCAGCCCCACTTTCAGAGGACAAATCATTGCAAGACGGGACAATCGCTTTATCCACAAAACGAAAGATTGTATCGGCAAAAGCTGGATTGCTGTTGATCCTCTTTCTGCCGGAGGTTACCTTTTCGTTCTAGGTCTTTTCCTGGATAACGGAATAACCGCCGCAGATTTTAAAGAAATAGCCTTCGCTGCCGGACCGGGCGGAAAACAGGAAAAAGCAGTTCTTGCTGTATACGCAGGAAAATACGATTTCGCGTCAATCCGTGAAGGCACCCTTGATATCGTCAAAGACAAAGTAAATATTTCAAAAATTAAAGTTATAGCCGAAACAAAACCTTACCCAGGCTGGGTCTACGCAGCCCGCAAAGATCTTGATCCCAATATAAAAGAGCTTATCGCAAACGCCATGTTCAAACTTTCCATGAACGATCCCGAACAGGCAGAAATTCTCAAACAGGCGGGAATACGCGGAATTATCCCAGCGCAAGACGACGATTATAATTCCATCAGGACTCTGACAGAAGAACTTGGGCTTAATAATTATCATAAAAAAGAACGGAGGGTTAAAGAATGA
- a CDS encoding sulfite exporter TauE/SafE family protein produces the protein MFKSRKSLMIMALAALAVVAFFEPAFADKLQAAIDATPKGTGPGEINSELATGFLGISGAPSPSLVIGFAWAIWVGWIFSTVGAFGGIMAGVGHITIYGFGDFASTFKKTSPVMNKLVTDSIRVSNQWLVGTSAAMSSYNYFKMGRLVLPLGLSLAAGSIAGSYLVPWLTAGKISLKDYIGFFGLFVLFLGCYLFYETSPKGQANKKQAKEAAKAFEASIKKEKEGCAVDTECLGVKVISFSITKCIFTFYGVEFSFNPLVPVVGGFVIASLASFLGVGGGFLLVPFLTSVAGLPMYLVAGTSALAVLVGMTTSIFTYMVVKDTPVFWPLIGVELLGILVGSFIGPRTSKYIPDVWLKRLFIVLALYVGIRYTTKGFLGYSIVPPF, from the coding sequence ATGTTTAAATCCCGCAAAAGCCTTATGATTATGGCTCTGGCGGCGCTGGCTGTGGTAGCTTTTTTTGAGCCAGCCTTCGCAGACAAACTTCAAGCCGCAATTGACGCCACCCCTAAAGGGACTGGCCCGGGCGAAATCAACTCTGAACTAGCAACCGGATTCCTGGGAATCAGCGGAGCTCCATCCCCCAGCCTTGTTATCGGTTTTGCATGGGCAATTTGGGTAGGTTGGATTTTCTCAACTGTCGGCGCATTCGGTGGAATCATGGCTGGTGTCGGTCACATCACCATTTACGGATTCGGTGATTTTGCTTCTACTTTCAAAAAAACATCACCTGTAATGAACAAACTCGTTACAGACTCCATCCGCGTATCCAACCAGTGGCTTGTAGGTACATCCGCAGCGATGTCATCTTACAACTACTTCAAAATGGGACGCCTTGTTCTACCTTTAGGACTCTCACTTGCCGCAGGTTCCATCGCAGGTTCTTACCTTGTTCCTTGGCTCACAGCCGGTAAAATTTCTCTTAAAGACTACATCGGATTCTTCGGTCTTTTCGTTCTTTTCCTTGGTTGTTACCTCTTTTATGAAACCTCTCCTAAAGGACAGGCAAATAAAAAACAGGCTAAAGAAGCTGCTAAAGCTTTTGAAGCATCAATCAAAAAAGAAAAAGAAGGTTGTGCAGTTGACACTGAGTGTCTTGGCGTTAAAGTTATCAGCTTTTCTATCACCAAGTGCATCTTCACTTTCTACGGAGTAGAATTCTCCTTTAATCCTCTGGTACCAGTTGTCGGTGGTTTTGTGATCGCATCACTTGCTTCCTTCCTCGGAGTTGGTGGCGGATTCTTGCTGGTTCCTTTCCTTACCAGTGTTGCCGGCCTTCCTATGTACCTTGTTGCAGGAACATCTGCTCTTGCCGTTCTGGTTGGTATGACTACTTCTATCTTCACTTACATGGTTGTTAAAGATACACCTGTGTTCTGGCCCCTGATCGGAGTTGAACTTCTCGGAATTCTCGTCGGTTCCTTTATTGGACCACGCACTTCCAAGTACATCCCTGACGTATGGCTCAAGAGACTGTTTATCGTTCTAGCTCTTTACGTTGGTATTCGTTACACAACCAAGGGCTTCCTCGGTTACAGCATCGTGCCTCCGTTCTAA
- a CDS encoding DUF169 domain-containing protein has translation MTYKEMQELLMKEMRLYHYPVAIKYFYDQVEVDNFKEKADFYVPVKAMTFCQWEIAARMKGQIVYSEKEGLGCGNAHYSFGWKGLDAAEIKGHAKYTRNPEQAEKFIKTKTQLPDGLIGIAVAPLGSIDGLFEPDTVHFYVDNMQAYHLAVDYMAATDTHPLRPNVTMNSSACGGSVYTYVEKEFNMCPACSGSYNAGKTERGEINVMIPGEKFKAVVERLVERIEEKGSGAITRPGDGFPGADVCKNCPLIVFKKEK, from the coding sequence ATGACTTACAAAGAAATGCAAGAATTACTTATGAAGGAAATGAGACTTTACCATTACCCTGTTGCAATTAAATATTTCTACGATCAGGTTGAAGTCGATAACTTCAAAGAAAAAGCAGACTTTTACGTTCCAGTTAAAGCAATGACTTTTTGTCAGTGGGAAATTGCCGCCCGCATGAAAGGACAGATTGTCTATTCTGAAAAAGAAGGCCTTGGATGCGGAAACGCTCACTACAGCTTCGGCTGGAAAGGACTTGATGCTGCCGAAATCAAAGGACACGCTAAATATACCCGCAACCCTGAGCAGGCTGAAAAATTTATTAAAACCAAAACACAGCTTCCCGACGGCCTTATCGGAATCGCTGTAGCCCCTCTTGGTTCAATCGACGGCCTTTTTGAGCCTGATACCGTTCACTTCTATGTTGACAACATGCAGGCATACCACCTTGCAGTTGACTACATGGCTGCAACAGACACTCATCCTCTACGCCCGAATGTCACCATGAATTCATCTGCATGTGGTGGTAGCGTTTACACTTACGTTGAAAAAGAATTCAACATGTGCCCAGCTTGTTCCGGCAGCTATAACGCAGGTAAAACCGAACGCGGCGAAATCAACGTCATGATCCCCGGTGAAAAATTTAAAGCTGTTGTTGAAAGATTAGTTGAACGCATTGAAGAAAAAGGAAGCGGAGCCATCACACGTCCCGGCGATGGATTCCCCGGCGCTGACGTTTGCAAAAACTGTCCGCTGATCGTTTTCAAAAAAGAAAAATAA
- a CDS encoding N-acyl homoserine lactonase family protein: MSKYRIHPIVMGTKRFDKGMMTYQQGYGTPYIIPIYCWYLEGGDKKILVDTGEMQPIISEERERDLGGKIYTFEDGLAKYGLKPEDIDIVVHTHLHNDHCENDYKCVNAKIYAHRKELEHAHNPHPLDFRYLEDYIEDVEENGQVEIVDADCEIVPGIRVMHTPVHTEGGLTVLIDTEGGLAAITGFCVIMENFYPPLEVTGMEMEVIPPGTCVNTYKAYDIMLQVKSLADILIPLHEPSFAKVDTVEGT; this comes from the coding sequence ATGAGTAAATATAGAATTCATCCCATCGTAATGGGAACAAAGAGATTTGATAAAGGTATGATGACATACCAGCAGGGCTATGGAACTCCATATATTATACCTATTTATTGTTGGTATTTGGAAGGCGGAGATAAGAAAATTCTGGTTGATACCGGAGAAATGCAGCCTATCATTTCGGAAGAACGTGAACGTGATCTCGGAGGTAAAATTTATACCTTTGAGGACGGGTTAGCTAAATACGGTTTAAAACCTGAAGATATAGATATAGTCGTTCACACTCATTTGCATAATGATCATTGCGAAAATGATTATAAATGTGTGAATGCTAAAATTTATGCACATCGCAAAGAGCTTGAACATGCCCATAATCCTCATCCTTTGGATTTTAGATATCTTGAAGATTACATTGAAGATGTTGAAGAAAATGGACAGGTTGAAATTGTAGACGCTGATTGTGAAATAGTTCCCGGTATCAGGGTAATGCATACGCCTGTTCACACTGAAGGCGGGCTTACTGTACTTATCGATACTGAAGGCGGTTTGGCGGCAATCACAGGTTTTTGTGTGATTATGGAAAATTTTTATCCTCCGCTTGAAGTTACCGGTATGGAGATGGAAGTAATTCCTCCCGGAACCTGTGTTAACACTTACAAAGCATATGATATTATGCTTCAAGTGAAATCGTTGGCAGATATTCTTATTCCACTTCATGAACCGTCGTTTGCCAAAGTTGATACTGTTGAAGGAACTTGA
- a CDS encoding MDR/zinc-dependent alcohol dehydrogenase-like family protein: protein MRAAYFKDKNIELIEKKRPELSKGEALLKVLIAGICNTDIELHKGYYGFEGTPGHEFVAIVEECPDCPELVGKRVVADINVLDANLSGGSYSGDRRHAPNRTVIGIVNHDGAFAEYLKVPAENLYVVGDNVADDTAVFAEPLAAGLEVSQQIHITGNMRVMVLGDGKLGILTALALKLYNPNVLLIGKHADKLAIAAAQGVATHCIESADELSGLASKLGKYDLVVEATGSEDGLSYAIDFVRPEGTVVAKTTSHKPTSLNLAKVVVDEISIVGSRCGDIGLALSTLEQGLIDVSGLIEAEYDFDEFVSAFEHACRKGSKKVLVRM from the coding sequence GTGCGCGCAGCATACTTTAAAGATAAGAATATAGAATTAATTGAAAAAAAACGTCCAGAACTCTCAAAAGGTGAAGCTCTTTTGAAGGTTCTCATTGCCGGGATATGTAATACTGATATTGAGCTTCATAAAGGTTATTACGGTTTTGAAGGTACTCCGGGGCATGAATTTGTGGCGATAGTTGAAGAGTGCCCGGACTGTCCTGAGCTTGTCGGGAAAAGGGTCGTTGCTGATATTAATGTTCTTGATGCTAATCTTTCGGGTGGATCATATTCCGGAGACCGGCGACATGCACCAAATCGAACTGTGATTGGAATAGTGAACCATGACGGCGCATTTGCTGAGTATCTTAAAGTTCCGGCTGAGAATCTTTATGTGGTCGGGGATAATGTCGCTGATGACACGGCGGTTTTTGCCGAGCCGCTTGCCGCAGGTCTTGAAGTCAGCCAGCAGATCCATATAACCGGTAATATGCGGGTGATGGTTCTTGGCGACGGAAAGCTGGGAATACTGACGGCACTAGCTTTGAAGCTGTATAATCCTAATGTCCTTTTGATTGGAAAGCATGCAGATAAGCTTGCCATTGCCGCTGCGCAGGGAGTTGCGACCCATTGTATTGAAAGTGCGGATGAATTGTCCGGGTTGGCATCTAAGCTGGGTAAATATGATCTGGTTGTTGAGGCTACCGGAAGCGAAGACGGTCTTTCTTATGCTATTGATTTTGTCCGTCCGGAAGGGACTGTGGTGGCAAAAACAACATCTCATAAACCTACTTCATTAAATCTTGCTAAAGTTGTTGTTGATGAAATTTCGATTGTAGGTTCCCGCTGCGGAGATATCGGGCTTGCTCTTTCTACTCTTGAGCAAGGGCTGATTGATGTATCCGGTCTCATCGAAGCTGAGTATGATTTTGATGAATTTGTTTCAGCTTTTGAGCATGCGTGCAGGAAAGGATCAAAAAAGGTGCTCGTTAGAATGTAG
- a CDS encoding holin family protein produces MIGSILDLGSTIIDKLWPDAGEREKAKLRLVELQSKGELVEIESRLKVMLAEMSGNWLQRSWRPILMLTIIAIVANNYLLYPYMALFWAEAPRLELPPQLWSLMELGLGGYVVGRSTEKVIKTWRGNGG; encoded by the coding sequence ATGATCGGTTCAATTCTGGATCTGGGGTCGACTATTATCGACAAGCTTTGGCCGGATGCAGGTGAAAGGGAGAAAGCTAAACTCAGATTGGTGGAGCTTCAAAGTAAGGGCGAGCTTGTTGAAATTGAGTCCCGGTTGAAAGTCATGTTGGCGGAAATGTCCGGGAACTGGTTGCAGCGTTCATGGCGGCCGATTCTGATGCTGACGATTATTGCCATCGTGGCGAATAATTATCTTTTGTATCCGTACATGGCTTTGTTCTGGGCGGAAGCTCCGCGACTGGAACTTCCACCGCAACTCTGGTCGCTGATGGAGCTTGGGCTTGGTGGTTATGTTGTAGGCAGAAGCACTGAAAAAGTTATCAAAACATGGAGGGGAAATGGTGGCTGA
- a CDS encoding aminobutyrate aminotransferase produces MSSYYRPELPGPKSGNSDVWFDKDSPGFNGYFKWHKTTYGTNPSFNDKGLKAPAGWGMPKDWTYSDSTGHWYTPAEMTNAGFNQIEGQWLHPNDIRKQEIDKANAELDAKIASRRATEGRMRKVHALGRKKTILTGPVGASGVAKIEKQFLQNSKGVMQ; encoded by the coding sequence GTGAGCAGTTATTACAGGCCGGAGCTGCCTGGACCGAAGTCTGGAAACTCCGATGTCTGGTTCGATAAGGATTCTCCGGGATTCAATGGTTATTTTAAATGGCACAAAACAACCTACGGAACTAATCCTTCATTCAATGATAAAGGGTTGAAGGCTCCGGCAGGTTGGGGAATGCCTAAGGACTGGACGTATTCAGATTCAACCGGGCATTGGTACACTCCGGCTGAAATGACCAATGCGGGCTTTAATCAGATTGAAGGTCAGTGGCTTCATCCAAATGACATTCGGAAACAGGAAATAGATAAGGCAAATGCTGAACTTGATGCGAAAATAGCATCTCGGAGAGCTACAGAAGGAAGGATGCGGAAGGTTCATGCTTTGGGCAGGAAGAAGACGATACTTACCGGTCCCGTAGGCGCTTCCGGAGTTGCTAAAATTGAGAAACAGTTTTTACAAAATTCAAAAGGGGTAATGCAGTGA
- a CDS encoding Com family DNA-binding transcriptional regulator, producing MIDLRCPVCGRLLMKGKVIEVQIKCPKCKKLVKLSCNKG from the coding sequence GTGATTGATCTTCGGTGTCCCGTATGCGGGAGGTTGTTGATGAAAGGGAAGGTTATTGAAGTTCAGATAAAGTGTCCCAAGTGTAAGAAGCTGGTAAAACTTTCCTGTAACAAAGGGTAG
- a CDS encoding portal protein produces the protein MIGNNKNRYESRLKMLRQERSSWEGHWREISDYILPRKGVYDGTKPNDGSRKGNRIIDSTATRSLRILAAGLQGGLTSPARPWFRLGIADRDMSKHKSVRDWISKVETVMYRALARSNFYSCIHSLYTELAGFGTGILYCEPDVDRGIRFRTLTAGEYCLATDAQGRVDTVYREFKMTARQLEKRFGIDALPATVRTSLTSNRDHWFDVLHAVQPRDEFNPNKLDKQNMPFESVFILSGRGNEILSESGFMENPYMAPRWDTSAMDVYGRSPAMDVLADVKMLMEMSKSQIQAVHLTLRPPMKVPSMYSRRLNLLPGGQNPVEQNQQDSIAPLYQVRPDLAGVSSKIQDVRAAIREGFYNDVFMMMAGSNRKMITAAEVAERHEEKLIQLGPVIERQHTELLDPLIDRVFGILTRAGQLPEPPSCLDGADIRIDYISILAQAQKMVGTQSIQSLSEFVGRLAGANPEILDKVDMDRAVDEYADLIGVPTGIVRSDGEVEKFRTQRRDMQLQQQRMQQGMAAASASTGMIKDLSQAGFNRNEVMGIAGKAEQIMSSI, from the coding sequence ATGATTGGAAATAATAAAAATAGATATGAATCCCGATTGAAAATGCTTCGACAGGAGCGCAGTTCATGGGAGGGACATTGGCGGGAAATAAGTGACTATATCCTGCCGCGAAAAGGCGTATATGATGGAACTAAGCCTAATGACGGGAGCAGAAAAGGTAATCGTATTATTGATTCCACTGCGACAAGGTCATTAAGAATTTTAGCGGCGGGGCTTCAAGGGGGGCTTACTTCTCCTGCGCGTCCATGGTTTCGGCTGGGAATTGCAGACCGTGATATGTCTAAGCATAAATCTGTGCGTGACTGGATTTCTAAAGTTGAAACAGTCATGTATCGAGCTTTGGCCCGAAGCAATTTTTATTCGTGCATACATTCACTTTATACTGAACTTGCGGGATTCGGAACCGGGATTCTTTATTGTGAGCCGGATGTTGACCGGGGCATACGGTTTCGTACTTTGACGGCGGGTGAGTATTGTCTTGCGACCGATGCACAGGGACGTGTGGATACTGTTTACCGTGAATTCAAAATGACAGCTCGTCAGCTTGAAAAAAGGTTCGGCATTGATGCGCTTCCTGCAACTGTCCGAACAAGTTTGACCAGCAATCGTGATCACTGGTTTGATGTGCTCCATGCTGTTCAGCCGCGTGATGAGTTCAATCCTAATAAACTTGATAAACAGAACATGCCTTTCGAGTCGGTGTTTATTCTGAGTGGTAGAGGTAATGAAATCCTTTCGGAAAGCGGGTTTATGGAAAATCCCTACATGGCTCCGCGCTGGGATACTTCTGCAATGGATGTGTATGGACGTTCGCCGGCTATGGATGTTCTCGCGGATGTTAAAATGCTGATGGAGATGAGCAAAAGTCAGATTCAGGCTGTACATCTGACTCTTCGTCCGCCCATGAAAGTTCCTTCCATGTATTCAAGGCGGCTCAATCTACTCCCCGGCGGACAGAATCCGGTTGAGCAGAATCAGCAGGATTCAATTGCACCTTTGTATCAGGTCCGGCCGGATCTTGCGGGGGTGAGTTCTAAAATTCAGGATGTCAGAGCTGCAATTCGTGAAGGGTTTTATAATGATGTTTTCATGATGATGGCGGGATCTAATCGAAAAATGATTACAGCCGCGGAAGTTGCCGAACGGCACGAAGAAAAGCTGATTCAGTTAGGTCCGGTCATTGAGCGTCAACATACCGAACTTCTGGACCCTCTTATCGATAGAGTTTTTGGTATTTTGACTCGTGCCGGACAGTTGCCGGAGCCTCCGTCCTGCCTTGACGGGGCTGATATCCGAATTGATTATATCTCAATTCTTGCACAGGCTCAGAAAATGGTCGGAACCCAGTCCATTCAGTCCCTGTCTGAATTTGTAGGAAGGCTTGCGGGAGCGAATCCGGAAATTCTGGATAAGGTTGATATGGATCGGGCGGTTGATGAATATGCTGACTTGATCGGGGTGCCGACCGGCATAGTTCGTTCCGATGGTGAAGTAGAAAAGTTTAGAACCCAGAGGAGGGATATGCAGCTTCAGCAACAGCGGATGCAACAGGGAATGGCAGCGGCCTCCGCCAGTACCGGTATGATTAAAGATTTGTCGCAGGCAGGGTTCAATCGTAATGAAGTAATGGGTATTGCCGGGAAAGCGGAACAGATTATGAGTTCTATATAA